The following DNA comes from Alphaproteobacteria bacterium.
CTCGAACTCGACCGTTTTTCTCTCGCCTATGCTGCTTTCTTAGCTGTTCTTCTTCTGATTGGCTTAAAAACGTCTTCATAACAATAGCTTATAAGGTAATGCCTCCTAAAAGTCCATACTTTTATTCACGAAGGGTATATCTGCCCAATACTTTGTTTCAAAAAAAAGAAAAAATTCTGAGTGTAAAATCATAAATGGAACAGTCGAAATTGATTCTAATGGAGGAATTAAATTTCTAAAAGAATTTGATAATCAAGAGTATATTTTTAGAACCACCGGAACCATTAACCACTCGAAAAAAAAATATGCTCGCGGTTGGGATATATCAACGCAAACGGATTCAAATTTGAAAGAAAGACAGATGGGAGTTTTAGGAGAAATTGACGCCATGCCCAGTGATTATATTTCAAAACAAATGAACAGTTTTTCAAAACGATGTCCTGCTGGTAATGATTTTGAAGTTGAGTTTGTAACTGGGAAAAGCCATGAATCACAACCCCTCAGTAATATTTCCGCCGACCAATCAGAAAACAATGACGAACGCGGCAGAATAGGTGAACTCTTAACAGAATTAACAATGTTAAGTTTCGGCTATTGGGGACATTATTCCAAATATGGCACCAATAACGGTTTTGATGGTGTTTTTATTGACAACTCAGATGATCCAGAACTTTTTTTAACAGAGTCAAAATGCAAAGAGAGGACTGATGGGGTCGACGTGATTATGAGAGATAACCTGTCCGAAAACAGGATCTTTGAAGTTGTAAACTCGATGACTGAAGGTGCACATCCCAAACTCGAAATTGGAGTGTTGAGCGCTCTTCGAAAAACGGGGAAGAACGTTTCAGCATTTATCACAGACACTCCTGAGAAAATTTTTAAGTTTTCCCATAGAATTAAGCCAGATGGAACGGCCCAGTGTCTTGTTCATCCATTCTCACTAGAGGAATATACAAAGGCAAAACCATCCCCTACAAAGGCCTCGCCTCAAGATGAAAAAGCTTTATTTATCAAAACCCAACTAGGTTTAGTGTCGGATTCGAAAGAAGAGGCTCTTAGATTAGCCATGAGCGCTCTAAAACTCAGTAGTAAGGACGTAATGAATTTCTTCATGAAGAAAGAAAAAGTTGCAAGAAAACTCGAGTTAGACTCAGATGTTGACAGCGACGAAGAGAGTGAAGAAGAGGAAGAAAGCGATGAAGATCGCTAACGCTTTTCAACTCCATTTATGCATCACATAAAAACACATCACTTAAAAAGGCCGGCGTTTCTCGTGCTGGCCCGCTGGGTCTTGGTGAATAATAATCTCTGCCTCAGGAAATTCCTTTTGAATCATAGATTCAACTTCTTCTGCGATTTCATGGGCTTGCAGGAGAGAAATTTTGCCATCCATCTCCAAATGAAGCTGGATAAAACTTTGGGGTCCAGAAGAGCGGGTACGGAGCTCGTGTAGACCTTCCACCTTAGGATGAGAGAGTGCGATTGAACACACTCTTTCCCTATCTTCATCTGGCAGTTCTCGATCCATAAGGATAAACAGGGCCTTTTTTCCGATCTCCCAGGCGATATAAAGAATGTAAAATGCGATCACTATCCCAAAAAGAGGATCCACCACCTCCCATCCCAAAAAGGAAACGACGAGCAATGATATAATGACGCCACCATTGATAAGAAGGTCGCTATAGTAATGGAGAGAGTCCGCCGAAATAGCTACGGAATTTGTTTTAGCAACAACGCGTCTTTGAAAACGAACCAGAAAAATAGTGATAATGATTGAGATAACCATGATCCCAATACCCACAGATGTTTCTTGCAGAGGCTGTGGATGTAAAAGTCGATGCCCGCCCTCAATGAATAGGAAGACAGCTGATCCAGAAATAAACGCTCCCTGGCTTAAAGCAGCCAGAGCCTCCGACTTCCCATGTCCAAATCTGTAGAGACGTGTGGCAGGCAGCAGCGCTTGGCGAACTGCAAATAGGTTCAGGGTCGAAGCTGCAAAATCTAGAATTGAGTCCACCAATGTGGATAAAAGACTAATAGCATCTGTAACCATCCAAGCAATAAGCTTTAGAAGCATCAAAACTGTCGCTACCGCCACAGATGCATAGGTGGCCGTTTGCAAAAGTCTTTTATTGGAATTTGTGTCTTGTTGGAGAGTTGCAGGTGTTTTTTCCATGGTCCTCGAATGCTTTTCGGCTGAGTATAGTTGAACAAAAGCCAGGAGTGAAGGAAGAATTGATCTTTCCCCTGAGAATGGGTATGATCTAGCTTAAGGTAAGGACTTCGGGATCAGATGGGTAACTTACTTAATATATTATGAGGAACGAAAGGAAGTTTTTATGTTCAAGAAAAGTTTGGTTTTGATGGCAGTAGCTGTCTTGGTATCTGGTTGCGGCTCAACAGGTGGCCCTAAGCAAACAGGTGGAGCCCTTCTCGGTGGTATTGGTGGTGCAGCCATTGGATCACAGTTTGGTAAAGGAGACGGACAGCTAGTTGGTGTTGCTGCTGGAACTCTTTTGGGCGCTCTCATTGGAAGTGAAGTTGGTGCGTCATTAGATAAGGCTGATAAAATGTATGCCAACCAAACAGCTCAATCGGCTCTGGAAAGTAATCCAACGGGGCAAGGTGGCAGTTGGTCAAATCCTGACTCAGGACACTCTGGAGCTGTTGTTCCAACAAAAACATTCCAGACAAATTCTGGCCAATATTGTCGTGAATTCACCCAGACAGTACAAATTGGAAATGACATTCAAGAAGCTTACGGAACGGCTTGTCGCCAACCCGATGGCACTTGGAAAATTGTTCAATAACACTATAGTCAGCCCGACAGGGGGATCTTTCCCCTTGTCGGGCGCCTCATCTAAAGTTGTCAAGGAGGCAGGATGAAAGATCTCTATAAGGTCTTAGACGTCCCCAAAAAGGCACCACAAGAAGATATAAAAAAAGCCTATCGCAAACTTGCGAAGAAATATCACCCCGATCTAAATCCAGGTAATACTGAAATAGAACAAAAGTTCAAAGAAATTACAGCAGCCTATGATCTTTTGTCCGACTCAGAAAAACGTGCCAGATACGATCGAGGCGAAATAGATGCAAGCGGGGCCGAACAGGCCCACGGCGGATACTATAAAACATACACATCTGGAAACGGTGGTCGTTCAGGATCCAAATACTGGGAGAATTCGGACTTTTCCAGTATGTTCGAAGATGATGATATTATGTCCACTATTTTTGGCCAGAGTTCTGGTCGTGCTAGAACTGGACGCTCCTCTGGTCGTTCTCGTGCGCCTATGGATATCAGAGGACACGATGTCTCGTATACCTTAAAAGTCAGTTTCATAGAGGCAGCACTGGGCGCCAAACGACGTGTTGTCCTAAGTGATGGACACTCTTTGAATGTGTCCATTCCCCCTGCCACCGAACAAGGCAGTAAACTTCGCTTGAAAGGAAAAGGAGGACCTGGCCGAGGTGCTGGTCCAACGGGTGATGCCTATATCGAGATTCATGTGGATAAACATCCCTATTTTG
Coding sequences within:
- a CDS encoding cation diffusion facilitator family transporter, translated to MEKTPATLQQDTNSNKRLLQTATYASVAVATVLMLLKLIAWMVTDAISLLSTLVDSILDFAASTLNLFAVRQALLPATRLYRFGHGKSEALAALSQGAFISGSAVFLFIEGGHRLLHPQPLQETSVGIGIMVISIIITIFLVRFQRRVVAKTNSVAISADSLHYYSDLLINGGVIISLLVVSFLGWEVVDPLFGIVIAFYILYIAWEIGKKALFILMDRELPDEDRERVCSIALSHPKVEGLHELRTRSSGPQSFIQLHLEMDGKISLLQAHEIAEEVESMIQKEFPEAEIIIHQDPAGQHEKRRPF
- a CDS encoding glycine zipper 2TM domain-containing protein gives rise to the protein MFKKSLVLMAVAVLVSGCGSTGGPKQTGGALLGGIGGAAIGSQFGKGDGQLVGVAAGTLLGALIGSEVGASLDKADKMYANQTAQSALESNPTGQGGSWSNPDSGHSGAVVPTKTFQTNSGQYCREFTQTVQIGNDIQEAYGTACRQPDGTWKIVQ
- a CDS encoding J domain-containing protein — translated: MKDLYKVLDVPKKAPQEDIKKAYRKLAKKYHPDLNPGNTEIEQKFKEITAAYDLLSDSEKRARYDRGEIDASGAEQAHGGYYKTYTSGNGGRSGSKYWENSDFSSMFEDDDIMSTIFGQSSGRARTGRSSGRSRAPMDIRGHDVSYTLKVSFIEAALGAKRRVVLSDGHSLNVSIPPATEQGSKLRLKGKGGPGRGAGPTGDAYIEIHVDKHPYFASKGKDVYLDLPISLKEAVNGGKIQVPTIHGNVTLTIPPETNSGIKMRLKGKGIPNSKGASSGDQYVIFQIVLSKPQDPKLKKFLEEWSPENPQNVREHMEA